In Dermacentor silvarum isolate Dsil-2018 chromosome 2, BIME_Dsil_1.4, whole genome shotgun sequence, the following proteins share a genomic window:
- the LOC125943513 gene encoding uncharacterized protein LOC125943513 — translation MQSGLWNEDIFRTALRSTLRSNFSDKLKIRDINGFAIINTIIADTRPLGRAQSFGKAFRSANDPILEPHWAYIHTAAIWPGGQSLVPENMVADILRDADVVGISTSNTTDESNIILSRASGNVVPYLAASPPNPIMPAGPGTRGMLDILRDFPHWKQVLQRQKLCFSVTTAINYARNSADNIDFVQPIRQEEDVQRFGRLRTHVPVALFLSTAADDAGVCRRPHPGSIYCLLDPSNGP, via the exons atgca GTCAGGCCTGTGGAACGAAGACATCTTCCGGACTGCGCTTCGTAGCACGCTTCGCAGCAACTTCAGTGATAAGCTGAAGATCAGGGACATCAACGGCTTCGCCATTATCAACACCATCATCGCGGACACAAGGCCGCTGGGCCGTGCACAGTCGTTCGGCAAA GCTTTCCGTTCAGCGAATGATCCCATTCTGGAACCACATTGGGCCTACATTCACACGGCAGCCATTTGGCCAGGCGGACAATCGTTGGTTCCAGAAAACATGGTGGCCGATATACTCAG GGATGCCGACGTGGTGGGGATAAGCACGAGCAATACCACCGACGAGAGCAATATCATCTTGAGCCGAGCGTCAGGCAACGTTGTTCCCTACTTGGCAGCTTCCCCGCCTAACCCCATCATGCCAGCCGGTCCAGGCACACGGGGAATG CTGGACATCCTGAGGGACTTTCCGCACTGGAAGCAGGTGCTGCAACGCCAGAAGCTTTGCTTCTCCGTCACGACAGCCATCAACTACGCGAGGAACAGCGCCGATAACATCGACTTCGTCCAGCCTATCCGCCAGGAGGAGGACGTGCAACGATTCGGTCGGTTAAGG ACGCACGTTCCAGTGGCACTGTTCTTAAGCACTGCTGCCGACGACGCTGGTGTCTGTCGGCGACCGCATCCGGGCAGCATCTACTGTCTGCTGGATCCCTCTAATGGACCGTGA